ACATTGATTATCTTAATTACTAAATCACACTCGGACATACTTATAACACAAAACCAAGGTGATTTTCTGCGAAGGAAATGTTAATGAATTCAATGTAAAATACTATAATTTACCATTAGGGGGCGCCATGCATACAGTCAAACATACCGCACTTATGTTGACATACGTATCTGTTACTGACTTATAAAGATATTAAGTATTGATTAAACTTATATCCACGTTAGGTAAAAGTAAAACCTGTATCAGAATGTTAAAGCATGACATGGCAATTTGaaatagacaaaaatattttattccaaAACTTAAATTACAGGTCCTTGAAGGGATTTGCATAGGGTGGAACATTAAAAAGCTGAAAATGACACTCATTTAAAAAACCTCATTAAACCGCACATTGCTTCTGCTCTCAATGTGACGTTGTGTTGGAAAATACAGAGGGTATTATACATTGCAGGACTATACATATAAAAGTGGAGAAATGGGGAAAATCCCTTATAAAAACTTGTAATATCATTCATTCTGCATTCAGCGGTAACACAGCCTCACATACAGCACGGTCTCCACCACTGACACCAGGCTACCTCATAGATGAGGACTTGGTATCTCATCTGTCCGGATTTTTGTGTCATTATTTTTCTTGCCGTTCCGGCTCGGTGGTTCCAAACGAATGCCTGTCCTCTATCTTCAGTCACAATTTCAGTAATGCAATAACCGGTTACCCCAAACCCCCCACACAGGGCTGTTTCTGACTCGTCCAATCCCAGCTGCTTTCTGGAACCATGTGACCTGAGCTGAAAGCACTCACACGGTCCCTCCTTTCAGTGCTCCAGCCTCACATGCTTCCTCTTCCAGGTGTGGCATCTCCCTGGGAGTTTTTCCAAAATCACTTTTCCAGCTATTTCCCAGCATTTCCAACATAAAGAGCGATGGACACAGGAGGTGCAGCAAAGGGTTAGTGGCTGGGTCTGTGGGTGGACCATCCCAGGCCTGGTCCAGTTTGATGACCTCTTTtgttctttggggggggggtgttccttAAGTCAGGTTGGCACTGATCCGGATCCACTGCAACGCCTGGCGTGTATACTGCACGATGTGTTGGACACTGCTGTGCAAGGTGAGGGGCCCCCTCAGTGTGTTCAGGTAGCTGAAGAACTCTGCGGGGACATGTGACAGACTTGGGTGTGAGATGCTGTGAGGGGACACTGGCCAGGTCCCCAGCAGAgctggacatttcaggtccagaaagtaaaaatccaagccaggattttgtttcaaccaactagttgaatacaaagagtcacaatcacagagtactcatctggctggttgaaacaaaatcctggtctggatttttactttcaggAACTGAAATGTCTACCTCTGGTTCCCTGAGGCTGCAAGATCTTGGCATCTCCTGCTTAGCAATGGGCAGCACAAGCCCTCTAAACCATCAGTGGGTGGGATGACCAGGAACTGTCAATCAAAAAAcgttttaacccccccccccctccaagtgTTCAGAGATCCTGCTAGGGCTGTTTCAGGAGGGTTGTACACATGTATACTCTGGttgattcagggggcccagcagcagccccccccGCCAGCTCAGCAAAAATGTACCATGTTTTCTTTAGATTGAAAGTTTGAAAGTGTCAGCCCGCTTAACTGGGGGCCTAAGGTGACAGTCTGCTTACTGGGGGCCTAAGGTGACAGTCTGCTTActgggggcccaaggtgacagtCTGCTTActgggggcccaaggtgacagtCTGCTTACTGGGGGCCTAAGGTGACAGTCTGCTTActgggggcccaaggtgacagtCTGCTTACTGGGGGCCTAAGGTGACAGTCTGCTTACTGGGGGCCTAAGGTGACAGTCTGCTTACTGGGGGCCTAAGGTGACAGTCTGCTTACTGGGGGCCTAAGGTGACAGTCTGCTTACTGGGGGCCTAAGGTGACAGTCTGCTTACTGGGGGCCTAAGGTGACAGTCTGCTTACTGGTTACTGGACTGTTACCCACTGGTCTGAAACAGGGAATAAATTTGAAGCCTAATTTCTCTCACTGTTTAAAAAGGCAAGTATTTAAATTAGCTCAGTAATTAAATCGATGTAAATGTGCACAGCTTCACCTGGCTTTGCAGATGTGAGCACATTACTGATCGTGTAATTTTCCAGTCATTAGGCATTAGCTAATCTTAACTCGAAACAAGAACAGACTGTAACCCTTCATTCAGACATGCCTGTAGATAAACAGAACTGTTAATATAAAACTTTTCCCAGTCGGAGGTCACAATCAGTGCAGTCATGTTTTTATTGTCTGCTGCCTTACCTTTGTTCTCCTTGGCCAGGTTGTCGGCCAGCTCCCAGTACTCGTAGCTGTACAGCACGCTGTTGGTGATGTTGAGGTGGTTTGCTGCCATCTGGTGGATGCGCTGGGGAATGCTGATGAAGGATGAGGGGGAGGTGGCGGCCAAGCCGGCCTGGGGGTTGAGCGGCGCTCCCGAACTCCTGCAAGTCAGAGGAACCAAGAGTCATGTCAGCTTCCCTGATTATATCCACTGAAGGGGTGACGCCCTGGAGGAAGACTCTGGTACTTACTTTCCACAGGAGGTCCATGATTCTGGATCATGAGAAGGTTTGGGGGAGCTCTGTAAAGAGAGAGGGGCCTTCAGCATACCAAAGGTACATGTTTGATCCCATCGCTCTCCGTGGTTCTCGTTCTCCGCCaacccccaacctcccccgaCTCTGCGGCGGTACCTTAAAGTAGTCCAGCAGGACTTTGGAGTATTTGAGAGCGTGGTCTTTCTTCAACCTGAACATCCGCCAGTACAGAAGAGCAAGGCAGCGGAAACTGCAGGCCCAAGCACAAGTAACGGACATCAGGTTACCAGGCTCCGACCTACCCGGTCGGAGAATTGAACTCACCCAGCTTTAGCAGAAGAGAGAGGAGCGAGAAGACGGAGGACCTGACAGACGCAGGAAGGGGGTTGAGCTCACCACAGCACTGCCAGCTGCTTATCCTCCTGTCGGGCCCCCGGACCAGAATGTCCCTTCAGCCTCATGGCGTATCTGGGAGAGGTACCGTTACGTTGTGAGTGTGTGATTCTATCTGACAGGTGTAAAGGCACATTTTCTGTGTGGGACTGTCATCACAGCAGATAGACCGGCAGCTCCTCCGTGCAGATCTCTGTGATGGTATCGTATGTTAGCAAtatcataacccccccccccttgcctgATGAGCTCCACGGTTTCTGAGTACATGGTGTATGGGGATTTGGCCTCCAGGGGGCCCTCCTCCATGGCCTTGCCACACTCCATGAAGGACAGCGCCGCATCCACGTAGTTCACTGCCTTGCCAAACTTGTCCACCTGGTGGCAGTGGGGAGTGCACATGTAATAATGGTTAAATATGGGTGCTGTGTACTATGGCTGTGCGAAATGCAGAAACTGAAAGTTGGGTGAAtttgtttaaaatgaaatgaaggcGACAGGAGGCACCCAAACTCTCTGCATGCAAAGAGTTGGTCCTGTCACGCATCTTTGGTGGGTTTTGCATATGTGTGTAAACAGTAATCTAGATGCATGCATGGACTTTCCTCCGCCCTCACCATGGCGTCGGCACGATGCTTGATCCTCTTGGCTTCATGCATGTAGTACTCAGCATGGTGCAGCCtggtgagagagacagagtcaCGCAGAGTGATAAACCCATTCCAGCTGGATCCGGTTCGTCTTAGCTACCAAACATTACATGGCAGGTGCTCGGATACTGTGACGCTAGAAGTAAGAATCTGAACAGCTCGAATTTTTTTGATTTGATAAAGTAACGTGTGGTGATGTCTTCAGTGCAGGCTTCAGTACCGGCACTTACGTGTCATGGTGGATTATAGCACCATCTGGTGGCAGGGCTTGGTTTGGGGAGACTCCCCAGATTTCATATACTGGCTTGGGACCACTGGGAAGACGTGGTGACTCCACCTTCACCTGAGGGTGTGTCCTGGGCACCTGGTGACAAACCCATGACCCATTGGATGACCTCATCTGGGACAAGCACTTGTACCCTTAGGCTTAAATTTCTTTTCTAGCAAGCTCCAACCAAAAATACAAGTATAATTAAGGCCCTTCAGAGATGACATTGGACGGTCCAGGTGAAACTGAGGGTCAGACCATGAACATACTCCTGGCATGTAGCTCTCAACATGGCCAAGGTGACCTGGGGGTACATGCTATGTCGCCTACACTAGGTTGGCGAGCAGGTGGCCCGTCGAAAAAGCCGCCGCCGCTTGACCGCTGACCTGTTCCAGTTTGGATACACATCGGTGTGCTGATCCTCACCTGAAGCTGCGTGCTCTGTGCCCTCGCGTTTCCTCCCTTGTCGGCCTTCTCTTGGTAATGCTGCTCAGCGCCACCCTCCCTTTTCCGCTGGCCTGCCTGCTTGCCCGGCTCGCCCCTCTTGCGGGGGTCCGAGGCGTCCGCCATAGGGGACGCCGCCTTGCGCTCCTCATACCGGAGAGCTCCTTCGTGCCTGGCGGCGAGGGGTGGAGGAGCAGGACATGAGAATCTGCTTCTGATTATCAACGTGGGAGTCAGTGCGTGTCCAGGCCAATATAATCCATAAAAATGTAccagcaaattaaaaagtagGTGACACTCTAACAGTTAATATCTACTCTCAGGGGCTGGTTTACACTTGCTTGTTAACGCAAGCAGCTTTCTCCTCCAAACAGTGAACCACGTGGCTGCAACTCAATACATACAGTTACAGACAGGGCGATGAGGTCTGTTTACTGTTTCGGCTGAGCATTAGAATGGCTAAGACGTGATCTAAGCACTTCTGAATGTGGTGTAACTGTTGGTGCTAGACACAGCGGCCTGGAATCTCAGTAACGGCCACTTTCCTGGGATTTTTCACACATGgtgtctagagtttacagagatTGGTGcgataaacaaaaaacatctagTGAGAGGAGAATGAAACTCATTAAAGCTATCGGAAGGCTGTCGAAATAACAGCTCAGAGGCACAGTTGTGTGGGGAGAGGCTTCTTTGAACGCAGAACTCTCAAAGTGCTTCTGAAAGCAAAACTGGGTCCTACCTAGTACTAGCTAGGTCaagggtggggaacctgatctaTGGAGGCCCGGTATGGGTGTGGCTTTTTGGggtggcctctcaatcagccaatgacAGTGGATGCCCAGGACTGGAGTTAAGAAACACTgcattattattggctgattcaGAAGTCATTCCAAAAAACCCACActggctctccatggatcagattCCCTACCCtgagctaggtgtacctaataagaGTGTAAGAGTTGGTCCAGGTTCAGTGTATtcagtctgtgtgtttgttcaaTCTTACCCATTGATGGACTCCTTGGTGGACATTCCTTTGGTTGACCTGGGATCAGTATGCACATGGTTCTTTTTACTGTCCTGGTGAGGATTCTCTGACTGTTAGAAGCAGACAGTTCACAACCAATGGGGGGTTAGCACAAGGTAAAGCTCTTGGAAGCTCAGTTACGTGTCAGTTGCATGTTTTTCACTAGTTCATGAAGTTTACCCTCATAATGGGTGGTTATCTCATATTTGGTGTGATCTTACCTTTCGTTTCTTCTTGTGGTCCTGGGGGTCATTTTCAGGGCGATGAAGATGCCTCATGGCGCTATTGTTGTGGGCCTTTCGTGATGAGGAGGAcgatgaggaagatgaggagcgACCTCGAGGGAGGCAGGAGGTCTGGGGCACTCTGAGTAGGAGAGTCAGGTCTATCCGCACCAGGAGTGAGCGGGGTCCGCCTGGTGGATCGCCAAGGCCGAATGGCACCAAGGTGTAGCAGTTCCGGCCTGAGTCACCTGCCTGGGTACCGGCTGGTAGCTGGCTGGGTTTGACTACCGCTGGCTGGACCTCCACAGCCCTCCCAGTCCTACCCTGTGGCCTCCTCGGAACCTGTCGCTTACAGGAGGTTGAGTCTGCTGGGACCTTAGTGACCGGGGGTGGGGAGAGGGGCTCAGAGTCTGAATCTGAGGGTGCTGaacatgaggaggaggaagaagagtcTGTTGGCGGGATAACAGGAATAGGGGAGGGGGACGGTGAGCGGGTGGGTCTGAAGTCTGGCTGCAGCTCCTCTTCCTTTCTCCTCTTTTTCCTCCTATGCTGTCCAGGGCTTCCTGGCAATCTCTCCTCCTGCTGCCTCTGGCTGTTCGTGTGGGGCCTCTGTCTTGGCTGCACGGCCTGGGGTTCTCCTCCCTGTGGCCTTCGTCTCCGCCGCTCCTTCTCTAGCCCCGTCCCTTCCTTCGTCCTCTCCTCTTCTTCAGAGTCCTGGGCCCAGCAGCGCCTCAGGgtccctgcctctccctccGTCCGCCTCCTGTCCAGCCGCCTCTCAGAGGGCAGCACCCTGGCCCGCCCATCCACCTCATGCCCCCTCCGCTGTGATGAGGCACTGTCTCGCCGGGCCCCCTCCCCGGGAGCGGCAGAGGGCCGGTGTTTGACTCTTGTCGTGGGGCTGGGGCTACCTGCGGGCTTGGAGCTAGGCCGAGAGCGATGCCTGGGGCTGGAGTTTGGGCAAGGGCTGCGTCTGCGTGGGGGCTCTGGGTCAGCAGTAGGAGCGTCCCACGGCTTGACACGGGATTTGCTTTTGGGGATGCACGGGGGTCTTGGCtgaggtgggggtgtggggctGCGAACGGAAGCAGGACTCCTGCACGAGTAGGGGCTGAGCGGAGGGTCACTGGGAGGACTGGGACTCCTGGGACTGGGTGAAGGACTGCTGCTGGGACTGATGATCAGCTGGGGACTTGGCTGGCTGCTGTAGTACAGACCGGGACTGGGAATGGGGGTCTGCTCCCCCCGTAGCCCTGGGCTGGGCTCTCTCCCCCAGGACCCTACGGGAGTCCGGCCACTGTCGGAGTCTGAACCCGAATGGGCTTCCCCCTCCCTGTCGTTCAACACCTGTCCCCTGTCGCCAGATCCTGCCCTCTTCAGCCACTTGTCCAGCTGCCACTTGTTGGACGACAgctacaaaaaggaaaaaacacaaGACTGGAGGAGTGTTGGAGCTCAGGGTGCCCCCTCCCTGTATGTAGCACCCTCTAACCCTAATGCTCTCCATTCATGGTCCTGCCTCCTGTGTACCGTCAGACTCGCAGCAGTGCTCCCTTAGTAACCCCCACTCTGATGGGGGTGCCTCCCCTTTTAATGAATTAGTTGTAAATGTGAAACATGTAACGGCAGCTGCGGCTGCTGCTTTGGAGCGACAGGACCAccggtgtggggggggaggtccaGGGTGGCGGGATTCCACAGCATGGCTCTTATCCAGAGCGGGTCTTAAAGGAACATGCAGACAATTCCCGCTCGTAGACCTTAGTGCCTTCTGGTTTTtcgtcagccccccccccgttttGTCCCACATGCCGGTGTTATTTGAAGAGCTAATTACCACCTCCCGGGAGCTATTTCCGGGTCCCCGTGTTAATGTCATCAGCATCAGGCAGCAGCACGCCTGGCCAGGAGACCCTGTCTCCTATTTTGGGTCTCTGTCACGTTCATCCTTCTAATGAATAAGGAATCTCTTCACGCTTAAGGCTCAACAACACTACAGCAACAGTGCTACAACAACAACACTATAAGAACAACACCAGAGGAACAACACTACAGCAACAACACCACAGCAACaaccccacaacaacagtgCTACGGCAGAAATGCTACAGCCATGGTGCCCACCCCCTGTTGCCCGCCACATTCTGCCTGAAGATCCTGCCTCCTACCAGATGGGGGTTTCAGCCGCCGCTGGAGGGGAGCGTGAGATCACCTCCGGGCTGCATGTCGGAAAGCGGGCGGCCATGAAGGAGTTTATACTCACCTCTTTAGCTCTACTGTCCTCCCTAGCCGTCCGGCGTCAGTTtaagcctgctctctgctctggCACCCCCCCCATTCCTCTTTCCCATAAGGACACTGCATCCCTTGTAatccagcctcccccccccccagagtgccGGCCCCCTTCGACCTGGACGGAGACGCTGACTGCTTCACGCATATGAAAACCACATGGCGCCCCCTTCTCCTTCCCGCAGAATCACTGCTCTGTCAGAGGAAGCTCTGTTTATCCCGTCTGGGCTCCCCTGCTATGCACGCAAAACCCCAGCCGCCCATTCTGTTACTGTTAACTAGGCTGCCCAGCATAGCAGGACGGCAGGGCGGTGTAGTCAGTGGTCTGGGCttggtggggggagtcagggctATCACCTGTGCAGGAAAATGACACCC
This window of the Paramormyrops kingsleyae isolate MSU_618 chromosome 1, PKINGS_0.4, whole genome shotgun sequence genome carries:
- the aff3 gene encoding uncharacterized protein aff3 isoform X2 translates to MIGIGSKLLSVCLMVRFAAESRGRAEESCGEDLLREMTHSWPLPFSSLQSSGGREPHSLIPYSSQTKHHGSLHRHSPAVRTDSHARMTVPLTAPHKSMLEDDLRLSSDEDEATTQSTSGLTHGRRPRHQNSQHSQQAHAQRCLSGKRLRHSSSGSSSSSSSSDSDSSSLRSHTPSPERHSKPGTPPEDAGLSGSVEELSSNKWQLDKWLKRAGSGDRGQVLNDREGEAHSGSDSDSGRTPVGSWGREPSPGLRGEQTPIPSPGLYYSSQPSPQLIISPSSSPSPSPRSPSPPSDPPLSPYSCRSPASVRSPTPPPQPRPPCIPKSKSRVKPWDAPTADPEPPRRRSPCPNSSPRHRSRPSSKPAGSPSPTTRVKHRPSAAPGEGARRDSASSQRRGHEVDGRARVLPSERRLDRRRTEGEAGTLRRCWAQDSEEEERTKEGTGLEKERRRRRPQGGEPQAVQPRQRPHTNSQRQQEERLPGSPGQHRRKKRRKEEELQPDFRPTRSPSPSPIPVIPPTDSSSSSSCSAPSDSDSEPLSPPPVTKVPADSTSCKRQVPRRPQGRTGRAVEVQPAVVKPSQLPAGTQAGDSGRNCYTLVPFGLGDPPGGPRSLLVRIDLTLLLRVPQTSCLPRGRSSSSSSSSSSRKAHNNSAMRHLHRPENDPQDHKKKRKSENPHQDSKKNHVHTDPRSTKGMSTKESINGHEGALRYEERKAASPMADASDPRKRGEPGKQAGQRKREGGAEQHYQEKADKGGNARAQSTQLQVPRTHPQVKVESPRLPSGPKPVYEIWGVSPNQALPPDGAIIHHDTLHHAEYYMHEAKRIKHRADAMVDKFGKAVNYVDAALSFMECGKAMEEGPLEAKSPYTMYSETVELIRYAMRLKGHSGPGARQEDKQLAVLCFRCLALLYWRMFRLKKDHALKYSKVLLDYFKSSPKPSHDPESWTSCGKSSGAPLNPQAGLAATSPSSFISIPQRIHQMAANHLNITNSVLYSYEYWELADNLAKENKEFFSYLNTLRGPLTLHSSVQHIVQYTRQALQWIRISANLT
- the aff3 gene encoding uncharacterized protein aff3 isoform X3, producing the protein MIGIGSKLLSVCLMVRFAAESRGRAEESCGEDLLREMTHSWPLPFSSLQSSGGREPHSLIPYSSQQTKHHGSLHRHSPAVRTDSHARMTVPLTAPHKSMLEDDLRLSSDEDEATTSTSGLTHGRRPRHQNSQHSQQAHAQRCLSGKRLRHSSSGSSSSSSSSDSDSSSLRSHTPSPERHSKPGTPPEDAGLSGSVEELSSNKWQLDKWLKRAGSGDRGQVLNDREGEAHSGSDSDSGRTPVGSWGREPSPGLRGEQTPIPSPGLYYSSQPSPQLIISPSSSPSPSPRSPSPPSDPPLSPYSCRSPASVRSPTPPPQPRPPCIPKSKSRVKPWDAPTADPEPPRRRSPCPNSSPRHRSRPSSKPAGSPSPTTRVKHRPSAAPGEGARRDSASSQRRGHEVDGRARVLPSERRLDRRRTEGEAGTLRRCWAQDSEEEERTKEGTGLEKERRRRRPQGGEPQAVQPRQRPHTNSQRQQEERLPGSPGQHRRKKRRKEEELQPDFRPTRSPSPSPIPVIPPTDSSSSSSCSAPSDSDSEPLSPPPVTKVPADSTSCKRQVPRRPQGRTGRAVEVQPAVVKPSQLPAGTQAGDSGRNCYTLVPFGLGDPPGGPRSLLVRIDLTLLLRVPQTSCLPRGRSSSSSSSSSSRKAHNNSAMRHLHRPENDPQDHKKKRKSENPHQDSKKNHVHTDPRSTKGMSTKESINGHEGALRYEERKAASPMADASDPRKRGEPGKQAGQRKREGGAEQHYQEKADKGGNARAQSTQLQVPRTHPQVKVESPRLPSGPKPVYEIWGVSPNQALPPDGAIIHHDTLHHAEYYMHEAKRIKHRADAMVDKFGKAVNYVDAALSFMECGKAMEEGPLEAKSPYTMYSETVELIRYAMRLKGHSGPGARQEDKQLAVLCFRCLALLYWRMFRLKKDHALKYSKVLLDYFKSSPKPSHDPESWTSCGKSSGAPLNPQAGLAATSPSSFISIPQRIHQMAANHLNITNSVLYSYEYWELADNLAKENKEFFSYLNTLRGPLTLHSSVQHIVQYTRQALQWIRISANLT
- the aff3 gene encoding uncharacterized protein aff3 isoform X5, whose protein sequence is MIGIGSKLLSVCLMVRFAAESRGRAEESCGEDLLRTKHHGSLHRHSPAVRTDSHARMTVPLTAPHKSMLEDDLRLSSDEDEATTQSTSGLTHGRRPRHQNSQHSQQAHAQRCLSGKRLRHSSSGSSSSSSSSDSDSSSLRSHTPSPERHSKPGTPPEDAGLSGSVEELSSNKWQLDKWLKRAGSGDRGQVLNDREGEAHSGSDSDSGRTPVGSWGREPSPGLRGEQTPIPSPGLYYSSQPSPQLIISPSSSPSPSPRSPSPPSDPPLSPYSCRSPASVRSPTPPPQPRPPCIPKSKSRVKPWDAPTADPEPPRRRSPCPNSSPRHRSRPSSKPAGSPSPTTRVKHRPSAAPGEGARRDSASSQRRGHEVDGRARVLPSERRLDRRRTEGEAGTLRRCWAQDSEEEERTKEGTGLEKERRRRRPQGGEPQAVQPRQRPHTNSQRQQEERLPGSPGQHRRKKRRKEEELQPDFRPTRSPSPSPIPVIPPTDSSSSSSCSAPSDSDSEPLSPPPVTKVPADSTSCKRQVPRRPQGRTGRAVEVQPAVVKPSQLPAGTQAGDSGRNCYTLVPFGLGDPPGGPRSLLVRIDLTLLLRVPQTSCLPRGRSSSSSSSSSSRKAHNNSAMRHLHRPENDPQDHKKKRKSENPHQDSKKNHVHTDPRSTKGMSTKESINGHEGALRYEERKAASPMADASDPRKRGEPGKQAGQRKREGGAEQHYQEKADKGGNARAQSTQLQVPRTHPQVKVESPRLPSGPKPVYEIWGVSPNQALPPDGAIIHHDTLHHAEYYMHEAKRIKHRADAMVDKFGKAVNYVDAALSFMECGKAMEEGPLEAKSPYTMYSETVELIRYAMRLKGHSGPGARQEDKQLAVLCFRCLALLYWRMFRLKKDHALKYSKVLLDYFKSSPKPSHDPESWTSCGKSSGAPLNPQAGLAATSPSSFISIPQRIHQMAANHLNITNSVLYSYEYWELADNLAKENKEFFSYLNTLRGPLTLHSSVQHIVQYTRQALQWIRISANLT
- the aff3 gene encoding uncharacterized protein aff3 isoform X7, giving the protein MTVPLTAPHKSMLEDDLRLSSDEDEATTQSTSGLTHGRRPRHQNSQHSQQAHAQRCLSGKRLRHSSSGSSSSSSSSDSDSSSLRSHTPSPERHSKPGTPPEDAGLSGSVEELSSNKWQLDKWLKRAGSGDRGQVLNDREGEAHSGSDSDSGRTPVGSWGREPSPGLRGEQTPIPSPGLYYSSQPSPQLIISPSSSPSPSPRSPSPPSDPPLSPYSCRSPASVRSPTPPPQPRPPCIPKSKSRVKPWDAPTADPEPPRRRSPCPNSSPRHRSRPSSKPAGSPSPTTRVKHRPSAAPGEGARRDSASSQRRGHEVDGRARVLPSERRLDRRRTEGEAGTLRRCWAQDSEEEERTKEGTGLEKERRRRRPQGGEPQAVQPRQRPHTNSQRQQEERLPGSPGQHRRKKRRKEEELQPDFRPTRSPSPSPIPVIPPTDSSSSSSCSAPSDSDSEPLSPPPVTKVPADSTSCKRQVPRRPQGRTGRAVEVQPAVVKPSQLPAGTQAGDSGRNCYTLVPFGLGDPPGGPRSLLVRIDLTLLLRVPQTSCLPRGRSSSSSSSSSSRKAHNNSAMRHLHRPENDPQDHKKKRKSENPHQDSKKNHVHTDPRSTKGMSTKESINGHEGALRYEERKAASPMADASDPRKRGEPGKQAGQRKREGGAEQHYQEKADKGGNARAQSTQLQVPRTHPQVKVESPRLPSGPKPVYEIWGVSPNQALPPDGAIIHHDTLHHAEYYMHEAKRIKHRADAMVDKFGKAVNYVDAALSFMECGKAMEEGPLEAKSPYTMYSETVELIRYAMRLKGHSGPGARQEDKQLAVLCFRCLALLYWRMFRLKKDHALKYSKVLLDYFKSSPKPSHDPESWTSCGKSSGAPLNPQAGLAATSPSSFISIPQRIHQMAANHLNITNSVLYSYEYWELADNLAKENKEFFSYLNTLRGPLTLHSSVQHIVQYTRQALQWIRISANLT
- the aff3 gene encoding uncharacterized protein aff3 isoform X6 encodes the protein MTHSWPLPFSSLQSSGGREPHSLIPYSSQQTKHHGSLHRHSPAVRTDSHARMTVPLTAPHKSMLEDDLRLSSDEDEATTQSTSGLTHGRRPRHQNSQHSQQAHAQRCLSGKRLRHSSSGSSSSSSSSDSDSSSLRSHTPSPERHSKPGTPPEDAGLSGSVEELSSNKWQLDKWLKRAGSGDRGQVLNDREGEAHSGSDSDSGRTPVGSWGREPSPGLRGEQTPIPSPGLYYSSQPSPQLIISPSSSPSPSPRSPSPPSDPPLSPYSCRSPASVRSPTPPPQPRPPCIPKSKSRVKPWDAPTADPEPPRRRSPCPNSSPRHRSRPSSKPAGSPSPTTRVKHRPSAAPGEGARRDSASSQRRGHEVDGRARVLPSERRLDRRRTEGEAGTLRRCWAQDSEEEERTKEGTGLEKERRRRRPQGGEPQAVQPRQRPHTNSQRQQEERLPGSPGQHRRKKRRKEEELQPDFRPTRSPSPSPIPVIPPTDSSSSSSCSAPSDSDSEPLSPPPVTKVPADSTSCKRQVPRRPQGRTGRAVEVQPAVVKPSQLPAGTQAGDSGRNCYTLVPFGLGDPPGGPRSLLVRIDLTLLLRVPQTSCLPRGRSSSSSSSSSSRKAHNNSAMRHLHRPENDPQDHKKKRKSENPHQDSKKNHVHTDPRSTKGMSTKESINGHEGALRYEERKAASPMADASDPRKRGEPGKQAGQRKREGGAEQHYQEKADKGGNARAQSTQLQVPRTHPQVKVESPRLPSGPKPVYEIWGVSPNQALPPDGAIIHHDTLHHAEYYMHEAKRIKHRADAMVDKFGKAVNYVDAALSFMECGKAMEEGPLEAKSPYTMYSETVELIRYAMRLKGHSGPGARQEDKQLAVLCFRCLALLYWRMFRLKKDHALKYSKVLLDYFKSSPKPSHDPESWTSCGKSSGAPLNPQAGLAATSPSSFISIPQRIHQMAANHLNITNSVLYSYEYWELADNLAKENKEFFSYLNTLRGPLTLHSSVQHIVQYTRQALQWIRISANLT
- the aff3 gene encoding uncharacterized protein aff3 isoform X4 — translated: MIGIGSKLLSVCLMVRFAAESRGRAEESCGEDLLRQTKHHGSLHRHSPAVRTDSHARMTVPLTAPHKSMLEDDLRLSSDEDEATTQSTSGLTHGRRPRHQNSQHSQQAHAQRCLSGKRLRHSSSGSSSSSSSSDSDSSSLRSHTPSPERHSKPGTPPEDAGLSGSVEELSSNKWQLDKWLKRAGSGDRGQVLNDREGEAHSGSDSDSGRTPVGSWGREPSPGLRGEQTPIPSPGLYYSSQPSPQLIISPSSSPSPSPRSPSPPSDPPLSPYSCRSPASVRSPTPPPQPRPPCIPKSKSRVKPWDAPTADPEPPRRRSPCPNSSPRHRSRPSSKPAGSPSPTTRVKHRPSAAPGEGARRDSASSQRRGHEVDGRARVLPSERRLDRRRTEGEAGTLRRCWAQDSEEEERTKEGTGLEKERRRRRPQGGEPQAVQPRQRPHTNSQRQQEERLPGSPGQHRRKKRRKEEELQPDFRPTRSPSPSPIPVIPPTDSSSSSSCSAPSDSDSEPLSPPPVTKVPADSTSCKRQVPRRPQGRTGRAVEVQPAVVKPSQLPAGTQAGDSGRNCYTLVPFGLGDPPGGPRSLLVRIDLTLLLRVPQTSCLPRGRSSSSSSSSSSRKAHNNSAMRHLHRPENDPQDHKKKRKSENPHQDSKKNHVHTDPRSTKGMSTKESINGHEGALRYEERKAASPMADASDPRKRGEPGKQAGQRKREGGAEQHYQEKADKGGNARAQSTQLQVPRTHPQVKVESPRLPSGPKPVYEIWGVSPNQALPPDGAIIHHDTLHHAEYYMHEAKRIKHRADAMVDKFGKAVNYVDAALSFMECGKAMEEGPLEAKSPYTMYSETVELIRYAMRLKGHSGPGARQEDKQLAVLCFRCLALLYWRMFRLKKDHALKYSKVLLDYFKSSPKPSHDPESWTSCGKSSGAPLNPQAGLAATSPSSFISIPQRIHQMAANHLNITNSVLYSYEYWELADNLAKENKEFFSYLNTLRGPLTLHSSVQHIVQYTRQALQWIRISANLT